ACATTTTTCTGGGATTACTACAAAACCGTAACGGCGTAAACTTGGGAACCGCCTAGTACGGGACCGTAGGCTAGGTGGTGTGAGAGGTCGGTAGGTGAATTAATCACCTACCTCCTACTCGATTATATATTTCTTACCATGAAGCTATGGCGCCGTCTGCTCTGGGCTCTGTACCGCCGCACAAGGTACCTTCCTGGTTTACCCAGATTATCTGGCCTCTGCCGAAAGATGATTCATCAGAAACTACTTCAATATCGTGCCCCTTATCTATCAGAGCATCAACCACTTTCTTAGAAAATCCTTTTTCAATATATACCTTTTTATCTTCAACCCATCTCCAGCGCGGTGCATCAAGAGCAGCCTGAGGATTCATGTGGAAATCTACGGTGTTCATGATAACCTGAACATGGCCCTGAGGTTGCATGAATCCACCCATAACTCCGAAGGGGCCTACGGGTTTGCCGCCTTTTGTAAGGAATCCGGGGATAATTGTGTGGTATGGTTTTTTTAGCGGTTCAATACAATTATCATGATCTTGGTCCAATGTAAAATTGCATCCCCGATTATGCAGGCTTATGCCTGTATCGGGAACAACAAGCCCTGAACCAAAGCCCATATAATTGCTTTGAATATAGGAAATCATATTTCCTTCTCCGTCTGCAGCCGCAAGATAAACAGTCCCTCCTTTTGGAGGCTGCCCTGCTTCAGGTATAAGAGCTTTTGAACCTATAAGGTTACGCCTTTCTGCCGCATAGTCTTTTGAAAGCAGAGCAGATGTTTTCACCGACATTTTCCTGGGATCGGCTATGTATTTCTGACCATCCACATATGCCAGTTTCATGGCTTCAATTTGCCTGTGAACTGTTTCAATGTCTTCATTATCTCTAAAGTCAAAACCGCTTAAAATATTTAATGCCATAAGGGCTACTATACCATGTCCGTTGGGGGGTATTTCCCAGATATCATATCCTTTGTAATTTATGCTGACAGGTTCAACCCATTCAGGCTTATAGTTTTCCAGATCCCATTTTCTAAGGTAACCTCCATGTTGTCTGGAGAATGTATCGATTTTATCGCATAAGTCACCGTGATAGAAAGAATCTGCATATGTATCTGCAATGGATTGCAATGTCCTGGCAAGAGCTTCAGATCTCCATATTTCACCGGCTTTTGGAGGAGTGCCCTTTGGGGTAAAAGTACTGAACCAATGTTTGAACTCCTCACCTTTGAAACGGCTTCGGAAAGTAATGAATGCTTTATTCCACAGTTTTGAGATTACAGGTGATACAGGATATCCTTCAGCCGCATATTCAATTGCGGGTTTCATTACTTCAGATAAAGGAAGTCTTCCGAAACGTTTGGAAAGCTCTGCCCAGGCAGATGGAGCTCCAGGTACCGTTACAGGAATCCAACCGTATTTTGGAATGGAATCATAACCTTTATTCTTTATAATTTCAGCTGATATTTCTCTTGGGGCAGGACCGCTTGCATTTAATCCATAAAGCTTTCCGCCTGTCCAAATTAATGCGAAAGCATCTCCTCCTACTCCG
This region of Clostridiaceae bacterium genomic DNA includes:
- a CDS encoding gamma-glutamyltransferase family protein — protein: MDFDALTYKYPSRRHVIYAKKGIVAASQPLAAQAGLEMLKKGGNAIDAAIATATCLTVVEPTSNGVGGDAFALIWTGGKLYGLNASGPAPREISAEIIKNKGYDSIPKYGWIPVTVPGAPSAWAELSKRFGRLPLSEVMKPAIEYAAEGYPVSPVISKLWNKAFITFRSRFKGEEFKHWFSTFTPKGTPPKAGEIWRSEALARTLQSIADTYADSFYHGDLCDKIDTFSRQHGGYLRKWDLENYKPEWVEPVSINYKGYDIWEIPPNGHGIVALMALNILSGFDFRDNEDIETVHRQIEAMKLAYVDGQKYIADPRKMSVKTSALLSKDYAAERRNLIGSKALIPEAGQPPKGGTVYLAAADGEGNMISYIQSNYMGFGSGLVVPDTGISLHNRGCNFTLDQDHDNCIEPLKKPYHTIIPGFLTKGGKPVGPFGVMGGFMQPQGHVQVIMNTVDFHMNPQAALDAPRWRWVEDKKVYIEKGFSKKVVDALIDKGHDIEVVSDESSFGRGQIIWVNQEGTLCGGTEPRADGAIASW